TAATAACGGATATTTTTTACCTTAAGACCGACCTCTTCCATGACCTCGCGTTCAACAGTCTGCTCCAGTGTTTCACCAAACTCAGTAAAGCCTGCAACAAGAGCCGAATGTGCATAACCTCTACGATACTTAGTAATCAGGATTTTATCTCCATTTATGATCCCGATAATTACAGCAGGGTTAATACGTGGATAGATTTTTGTCTGACATTCTGGACAGAAGAGAGCACGTTCTACTGTATCCAGCTTCAGTTCATGTCCGCAGCGTCCACAGAATTTATTATCATCATACCACTTCCAGATATGATAAGCCGAGAAAACAGCAAAGAGTTCAACATTAGAAGCGAGCGGCATATCCCGTAACTGTCGAGGTGTTAATAAAGAATAATTTGGAAGATTAGCAAATGGAACAATTTCATCTTTAATAAGAAAATATTTTTTATTATCAATTGAAAAAAGATAAGTTGCAGAAAGCTTTGGATAAGAAAAATCCTTAAAAGTGGGTAATATCAGCCTTTGTTCTTTCGAATCATAACAGACATAAACCTTATCATCCCAAAAATCAAATACAATATCATCATCACTAACTGAAATATTTTCAAAATGATTATCAAAAACAGAAGGTGCAATATCTTGAATCATGAAATAAAATCCCCTTTTTTACAATTATAAAAAAACTGAATATAAATGGGAAGTCATAAAAATATCTATTGTACAAGGCAGTGAGAGGATCGAACTTGCCTATAATCGGAAATCCGTTAAAAACAATTGCGCCAGCAATTGTTTAGGATTATCCGATATATGGGTAGGAGCGAACGGCAGCGAGCGACTTCTGACAGAATGTCGGGAGAAATGAGATCCGACAAAACCGCAAAAATAGTCTCATAACAAAAAAAAAAGACACTTCAAAACGAATAGTCTCTAGATTGGCAGTGAGAGGTCGAACTCCCGACACGCCTAAAATTGGAAATCCGTTAAAAAAAATTGCGAAAGCAATTTTTTAGGATTCTCCAATAAATGGCGCGAGAGAGCGGAGCGAACGAGATCTGCAGAATGTCGGGAGTTCGATCCGGGACAAACCAAATGAAGTCATAGTAAAAAAAAAGACACTTCAAAACGAAGTGTCTCTAGATGGGCAGTGAGAGGATCGAACTCCCGACATTCTGGGTGTAAACCAGACGCTCGTACCAGCTGAGCTAACTGCCCGAAAAAAAAACTGGCGACTTTCTACTTTCCCGGAACGAATCCAGTATCATCGACGTAAGAGAGCTTGACTTCCGTGTTCGGAATGGGAACGGGTATTACCTCTCCACTATGGTCACCAGTATTATTTACTGTGTTATACGAAGAGCACTAATCTGAAATCTCAGAGCGTGCAGGACGGAAATATATCAGAAAAGAAGTTTTTGTTCAAGTAGTTTTTGAACGGAAACGATGATATGGCC
The Treponema bryantii DNA segment above includes these coding regions:
- the nudC gene encoding NAD(+) diphosphatase — protein: MIQDIAPSVFDNHFENISVSDDDIVFDFWDDKVYVCYDSKEQRLILPTFKDFSYPKLSATYLFSIDNKKYFLIKDEIVPFANLPNYSLLTPRQLRDMPLASNVELFAVFSAYHIWKWYDDNKFCGRCGHELKLDTVERALFCPECQTKIYPRINPAVIIGIINGDKILITKYRRGYAHSALVAGFTEFGETLEQTVEREVMEEVGLKVKNIRYYKSQPWALAQDILAGFFCEVDGDDTIRMDEGELKYAEWVSRSEIELQPSDYSLTNEMMRMFRDGKIS